GATCTCTACATATTGAGCTTGTTTTCCATAAGCCAAGAGGAAAGGAAATAAAATACAACAATAATCACAATATTCCATACAGCTTGGGCGATGCTCTTTGCAAGCACAGCACTAGGCCAAGGAATATAACTGGAAATAATTCCAAATAAAATATTTAATCCAATAAAGATAATAATGCTCAGGATTAAACTTCCTTTCTTTCCACGCAAGACACTCGCTTGTAATACCACAGATAAGAAGGCATAGGATAAAATAGAGAGCCATGAAATTCCTGTATTAAATAGGGAATTTGCAATCTCATCATAGTGAATCTGAATTAGAGGAAATTGATTAAGAGCCTCTTTCAACTCTGGGTACTTAGCTGAGAGAATGCCAAGGTCAATGGTAGCAACAATACTAAAGAATATAACGCCACATAAAACAATGATAATGCTGTGTAAAACTTTTGCACCCAAGATTTTTTTTGAGCTATTTGGGGTCATAAAGAGCATATAGCCAGTGGTGGAGGTTAGCTCTTGATTGAGGGTAAATACACAAAACAAGGAGCTGACCAAAATAGAAAATGGTGCAAATAGGGTGAGCATGACAATGGCATATCCAGTAAGTTGTTGTTTGTCCGTGAGAAGTAAACCAATGAGAAATAGAACTTCAAGAATAAGTGTTACGGCAAGAACAAGCATCATTGGAACTTTTGACTTCTTCATTTCATATTTTAATAAATTTAACATAATCTTCTCCAATCTGTATTATTGCATCAGCTCGCGGTAGCGGTCACTGAGTGATTTATTGGCTCTAAGGCGAAGGCTCTCGGTGTCACAAACTTCAAGAAGATGACCGTCGCGAATAAAGATGGCACTGTCAATAAAGCTTTCCATTTCTTCGATAAGATGAGAGGAAATAATAATGGCATTGTCTTGGCGAAGCGATTGAATAATGGTCTTTGCAATCTCGTCTCGAGTAATCAAATCAATGCCATTAAATGGCTCATCAAGTAGATAGACCTTGGCATTTCTAGAAAGAGCTGCAGCAATTTTTGTCTTGGCATTCATACCAGAAGAAAGCGTCTTTAACTTTTGTTTTGGTGTAAGCTTCATTTCTTCAAGTAGAGTGTGGTAGGTATCTAGAGAAAAGTCAGGAAAAAAATCTTGATAGTATTGGCCAACCTCTTCGATACTCATCCATGGATAGAAGAAATTTTCTGTCGGTGCATAGGCGATATCATTTCTTGTTTGAATATCAATTTTTCTTCCCTCCAGGGAAACACTTCCTGAAGTGGGTTTGACTAGCCCTGCACAAATTTTCATCCAGGTACTCTTTCCGCTTCCATTTGGTCCAAGCAATCCATAGATATGTCCACCAGTAATTGTAAAGTTTAGATCAAAAAGAACTTGCTTTTTGATATAGGACTTTGATAGTGATTTTGTCTCTAGCATTGAGAATCCTCCTGTTCTTTGAGCATCGCAAGGATTTCATGATCAGAAAATCCAAGGGAATGCATATTTGTCAAAAATGATGTGATGTAGCTGAAAGCTTGTTGTTTTTTGATTTCTTCTACCATTTGCAAGTCGTCATTGATAAATGTTCCTAGACCACGTTTTGTGTGGCATAGTCCTTCTTGCTCGAGCACTTGATAGACTCTCACGGCAGTATTGGGATTAATCTTATATTGGATGGCTAAATCCCGACCTGAGGGGAGTTTGTCTCCCAAGCAAATTTCACCAGAGATAATTTTATTTCGAATATCTTCGGCGACCTGCATGTAGATTGGCATGCTGTTATCATATTGCATTGCAATCCTCCTTTGCTCTAGTTTCTTACTTCACTAGTAATATAGTACACTAATTCTGTATTGTCAACAACTTTTTGAAAAAATAAGTAGAGATAAAGTACTTGACGACTTTTATAGGAATATGCGATAATATGGGCGGTTAGGACATACTAATTTTGCGCGTAAATAAATTATTGTAGAAAGAGGTTTGTATGAAGAAGAGTACAGCATTTTGTGTGTTATCTGTGATGGTGGCAACAGTTATGGTTGGCTGTGGTTCAAAGGGAAATACGAATAGCACAGAAAGTAAGAGCGAGAGTAAGGCAGAGAGCAAGAGCGATGCAACAGCAGAGCAGACAAAGGCCGCAGCATCCAATATTGGCAATGCAGATTATGTCTATGCAAAGATCAATGTTCCTTATGCAGATTATTACTATGGTGAGGTCAATAATATTGCACCAGAAGAAAATCCAGCATCTCTCAAGGCAAATTTGACTGCACCAGATGCAGTAAAGGATTTGCGTGCAGCAGGTCAATATGACAGCGTAAGTTCGGTGACTGCACAAAAGATGAAGTCGTTCCCAGTGGCAGACAGCGAGGCCGTTGGACAGGGATCACAATATAAGGGTGTAGTTGGTGTCAATGTGGCGATTTCAAAGTCCCTCTATGAGGACGCAAAGAAGGCCATTGAGGAGAAGAAGACGTCAGAGAATGCACTTCTTACTTTGGTTGGCGAGATGACAACGACTACCGATACAACACCTACAGAGTATAAGGTACTAAATTCAGATGGAACACTTTCAAAGACTGTTGGAAATGTGACAAAAGATGATAAGGCAAAGGCTGAAATTACATCAACTTCAAAGTACGGCAATTATCAAATTGATCTGTCTGATATTAATTTAGATATCAAGAATGTACAGGGCGTTTTGCTTGAGACAGATGACGGAAAGAAGTATGGATTGGAGCATTTGGAGAATATTTGGGTAAAGCCTGCGGAGTTGGCATTTGCTGTAGAGGCCTTTAAGGAAAATCATGGCAATGATGTTGACTACTTGCGCTATGCTGATATGCAAGGAAAGACCATTAAAAAGATTACCTATCTTTTGGCTGATGCCGATGACATCGAAGTGGATACTTCTTTATATGTGACTAAGAAGGCACCGGATGGCTATAAGCTCACTGGAGATGAAAAAGTAAATTATGCTGCCGATGGCACAAAGATCAACTACAAGTTGGAGACAGCCGATACAAAGTATAAGCTATCTCGCATTATCTATAAGAATTCTAATGTCAAGTGGACAGCCGATACAAGTACAGATGGTGTAGTGGTATTGCCAAAGGAGGCTGGTCCTGGAAAGTATCAATTGATTTTCTCCAGTGATACTTATAATGACCTTTCGATGACGGTAACGGTTGATTCAGGATTAAAAGAGGGCGACATCAAGTTTGAGAACAACGCCATTGTGGTTGCTGACAATGCTCAAAAGATTGATGCAAAGATGTATTTGGATGGTATCAATTCTGCGAAGGTCAATGACACCGAATATAAGGGCGGCAAGGGAAGAAGATTTGGAAAGAATGCCTTTAATGAGGATGGCAGTGTGAAGTTAGATGCAGCGACAAAAGGTGATGATGGTGAAAAGCCAATCTTTGCAAGTGGAAAGAATACAGTCACACTGAAGGCTGATGGTTACCCAGATTTTACATTTGAGGTGAATAAGTAAGTGAAATTAATTTGCTGTATGATTGTAGTGCTGGCATTATTTTGGTTTTTGAGTAAAAAGACCAAAAACCCAGATGTTGGTCTCTACATTGGAAGTATTGTCTTGGCTCTTGTCTCTGTGCTTGTGCCAAGCAAGAGCTTACCTGCACCACTTAGCTATTTCTTTGTACAAATTTTACAAAGAGGCGTGTTGGCTGGAGCCTTGTTTATATGGGTAATGGTTGCGTCGGTATGGCCAAAGGGTGAAATAAAGACAGTGACAATGAAGATGCGTGCACAGATGGCCATTTGTGCTTCGCTTCTTACGATTATCCATAATTTTTCCTATGGAAAGAAGTACTTTGTGTTGCTCTTTACAGGGGCAAAGATGTTGCCATATCAGGTTATAGCGACTTGCTTTTCCTTGATAATGATTCTTCTTTTGATTCCATTGACCGTGACATCCTTTAAGTCTGTTCGAAAGAAGATGAAACCGAAGTTCTGGAAGAAGTTGCAGAGCTTGTCCTATATTTTTTATGGGCTTTTGTTTGCTCATATTGTCATGATCTTTTCTGGACCAATTCGCATGGGAAAGGTAAGTTATATCTTTGATGTGCTTGTCTATGCAATCATCTATATCGCCTACTTGGTATTGCGAATAAAGAAGTATCCAGCAAAGAAAATGAGATATATCGCACTGATATGTGGCATTATTTTGCTGGCGGCCTACAGTTGTAGTGGACTGTTTTCTGCACAAAAGGTCAACCAGACCAATCAAACGGAGGCGACACAGGCAAAGGAAGCCAGCGGATATAAGGATGGCTCTTATGAGGGCAAGGGCATGGGCAACAATGGAAATATTGAAGTTCGTGTAACTGTTGAGGGTGGAAAAATTAAAAATATTGAAGTCACCAAGGAAGTGGACGAC
This region of Lachnospiraceae bacterium oral taxon 096 genomic DNA includes:
- a CDS encoding ABC transporter ATP-binding protein, which codes for MLETKSLSKSYIKKQVLFDLNFTITGGHIYGLLGPNGSGKSTWMKICAGLVKPTSGSVSLEGRKIDIQTRNDIAYAPTENFFYPWMSIEEVGQYYQDFFPDFSLDTYHTLLEEMKLTPKQKLKTLSSGMNAKTKIAAALSRNAKVYLLDEPFNGIDLITRDEIAKTIIQSLRQDNAIIISSHLIEEMESFIDSAIFIRDGHLLEVCDTESLRLRANKSLSDRYRELMQ
- a CDS encoding GntR family transcriptional regulator, whose protein sequence is MQYDNSMPIYMQVAEDIRNKIISGEICLGDKLPSGRDLAIQYKINPNTAVRVYQVLEQEGLCHTKRGLGTFINDDLQMVEEIKKQQAFSYITSFLTNMHSLGFSDHEILAMLKEQEDSQC
- a CDS encoding DUF1533 domain-containing protein codes for the protein MKKSTAFCVLSVMVATVMVGCGSKGNTNSTESKSESKAESKSDATAEQTKAAASNIGNADYVYAKINVPYADYYYGEVNNIAPEENPASLKANLTAPDAVKDLRAAGQYDSVSSVTAQKMKSFPVADSEAVGQGSQYKGVVGVNVAISKSLYEDAKKAIEEKKTSENALLTLVGEMTTTTDTTPTEYKVLNSDGTLSKTVGNVTKDDKAKAEITSTSKYGNYQIDLSDINLDIKNVQGVLLETDDGKKYGLEHLENIWVKPAELAFAVEAFKENHGNDVDYLRYADMQGKTIKKITYLLADADDIEVDTSLYVTKKAPDGYKLTGDEKVNYAADGTKINYKLETADTKYKLSRIIYKNSNVKWTADTSTDGVVVLPKEAGPGKYQLIFSSDTYNDLSMTVTVDSGLKEGDIKFENNAIVVADNAQKIDAKMYLDGINSAKVNDTEYKGGKGRRFGKNAFNEDGSVKLDAATKGDDGEKPIFASGKNTVTLKADGYPDFTFEVNK
- a CDS encoding FMN-binding protein, coding for MKLICCMIVVLALFWFLSKKTKNPDVGLYIGSIVLALVSVLVPSKSLPAPLSYFFVQILQRGVLAGALFIWVMVASVWPKGEIKTVTMKMRAQMAICASLLTIIHNFSYGKKYFVLLFTGAKMLPYQVIATCFSLIMILLLIPLTVTSFKSVRKKMKPKFWKKLQSLSYIFYGLLFAHIVMIFSGPIRMGKVSYIFDVLVYAIIYIAYLVLRIKKYPAKKMRYIALICGIILLAAYSCSGLFSAQKVNQTNQTEATQAKEASGYKDGSYEGKGMGNNGNIEVRVTVEGGKIKNIEVTKEVDDEEYCNDAEKCVLPAIIEKQSPDVDTVSGSTYSSKGLIDAVTDALSKAK